The DNA region CCCACTAAGGGAGAACGATGGATTCAGGCTATTTCTCAACCTGAAAAAATGGAAGACGGAAGCATTTTATGGAGTGGCTATATAAAAGACATCACTGAAAATCATCAAGCTGAACAAGAATTAGAAAATAGTATACTACGTTGGAAATTTGCACTTGAAGGTGCAAATGATGGGGTTTGGGATTGGAATTTAATTACAAATGAAGTTTATTTTTCGCCCCAATGGAAAGCCATGTTTGGTTTTAAAGACCATGAAATCACAGGGAGTTTAACGGAGTGGAGCACTCGAGTTCACCCTGATGACCTAAAAACATGTCTCGAAGACGTCAATAATCATTTGGAAAGCAAAACCGAAATTTATTCAAATATTCATCGGGTGTTATGCAAAGATGGTACTTATAAGTGGATATTGGACCGGGGTAAAGTAATTGAAAAAAATGAAAAAGGGAAACCTATTCGAATGGTAGGAACTCACACCGATTTAACTGAAAGAAAAAAATTGAAAACATCCTAATTGAAAAAAATAAAGAACTAGAGCAATTTGCCTACATCAGCTCACATGATTTACAGGAACCACTAAATACAATAATTTCTTTTTCTCAATTATTAAAAGAAGAAAACCTAAGTGATATTGGTCAAAAAAGCATCGAAGCTATTGAAAGTTCTTCTCGAAGAATGAAAGAATTTATCAAATCATTATTAGAGTATTCTAAAGTGGGAACTCACAGTAAAAAAACAAACATTGATATTGAAAGTCTCATTGAAAACCTTAAAACAGACCTAACTGATTTGATTCAAAAAAAAGAGGCAACTATCCAATATATTGGACAACCAATACATATAAATGCTTATGAACAGGAAATAATAAAATTATTTCAAAACTTAATCGTGAATGGTATTAAATACACAAGCGATGAAACCAAACCGCTTATTATCATTGACTCGATTGAGCATAAAAAAAACTACCAATTTAGCATCAAGGATAATGGAATTGGAATTGATTCGAAACAGTTTGACAAAATATTCGAAGTCTTTCAAAGACTACACCGTAGAGATCAATATGAAGGAACTGGAATAGGTCTCTCCTACTGTAAAAAAGTAGTGAATTTACATGATGGAAAAATATGGCTTGAATCCGAAATAGGAAAAGGAAGTACCTTTTATTTTACTATTGCAAAATAATTATTTATGAAAACACTTGAAAGATTACTACTTGTCGATGATGATGCTTTTACAAACTTATTTAACAAGATTGTATTAGAAAAAGCTAAGATTGCTAATGATATAAAAGTTTTTCAAGACGCAAGAGAAGCATTGAAATACCTTGAGCGAGGAACAGAAAATGTAGATTTGATTTTATTAGACATCAATATGCCTCTAATGAATGGATGGCAGTTTCTGGAAGAGCATGAAAAACTAGAAGAAAACAAAAAAGTTCATATCATTATGATGCTTTCCTCCTCTATTTCCAATGAAGATATAAAAAGAGCTAAAGACATTCCTGCTATAAAAAAATTCATACGTAAACCTCTTTCGTCCGAAACCATAAAAGAAATTTTAGAAATATGTTAAATTTCCTCCAAACAAATTATCGATTTAATTTAAGAATATCCAAATCGATTTTGATACTAAAATTAGCGGAGGGCATTAAGAAAACTTCTTGGTCATACTAAAAAAATAAACTTTTTACAACCTGTTTTTTTTTATGTAGTTTCTGAAATAACATGTCACTATAATTTTATAATCGTTCTTAGCGTACATAAAAAGTTTCTTGATTATTTTTTCCCTCTCAAAACTTTAAATAATCTAAATTTACGTGAGTTCGATATAATCACGTAATAAATATGTAAAAATAATTGTACAAAAAGCAAAGGTTAATATATTTAAAGCACTTAATTTCAAATAAATACTAAACTTTTACTTATGCTTTCGCTAGATAAAATTACTAGTATTTTTTGCTCTATTGATGATTTTTGTAAAGATTTTGTGCTAAACTGGGAAAATCAATTTCTTTCAAACGGGAAAAAACGAATAAGAAAATCTAATTTATCACTTTCTGAAATTATAACAATTCAAGTTCTTTTTTCATATTTCTGGTTATAGAAATTTCAAAACTTTTTATCTGGATTATGTTTCGCAATTTTTAACAAATGAGTTCCAAAATTTGGTTAGTTATAATCGAATGGTAGAACACAAATCCACATCTTTTATTCCGATGATGATTTATTTAAAAACTAAAAGTTTGGCAGATTGTACAGGTATCAGTTTTGTAGATTCCACACCATCAAGAGTTTGTGATAAAGGAGCATTCATCAAAATAAAACTTTTAAAGGCTTTGCTCAAAGAGGTCAATGTTCCTTAGGTTGGTTTTATGGATTTAAGCTTCACATTGTAACTAACGATTGTGGAGGGATAATTGATTTCATGCTAACTCCAGCTAATGTTCATGACACCTCACCTTTAAAAATGAAAGGATTTATCAAGAAACTATACGGTAAACTTTTTGGTGACAAAGGATATCTTTCCAAAGAACTTTTTCAGAATCTATTTTCAAACGGAATACATCTTGTTACCAAATTAAGAAAGAATATGAAAACTAAACTTGTAACCCCGATTCAAGACGCATTTTACCTCAGAAAAAGAGCCATAATTGAAACCCTATTTGATCAATTAAAAAACATTTTCCAAGTAGAACATTCCAGAAATCGTTCGCAAACAAACTACTTCAATAATATTTTTTCCGCTCTGATTGCTTACAACTTTGCAGACAAAAAACCGTCTTTGAAAAATAATTTTGTAGACACAAAACAATTAGTACTTTTTCAATAAGTTTATATCGAACTCACGTTAAATTTGAAATATAATTTTTCTTTACCCAGTTGTTCGCTTTTTAAAAATCCTTTATTTTCCAATTCTTTGAGGTAATTCCCCACTGTTTTTTAGATTTCCCAAACCTGCTTTTTCCAATTGATTTCTTTTAGTGTAAGGTAACCGAAACAGTTCCTCCATTAAATATTTAGAATATATTTTTGGCAATTTTTGCTGTATTTCTGCCGCCATAATATTCATAAAATTTTCAATTTCAGCAATTTGGGTTCTGCCTTTTAAAGCTGTTTGCTCTACCATATTGAGCATACACATAATCCAATCCCACCAATTGTCTTCTTCTGTTACTTTTTTAAATTGATATAACACTCGGTTTTATGTTGCATTATGCAATTAAATCAAGTTGCTAGTTAAAATATAAAAAAGTAAGCACCAAAAAAGAGAACTTTGGTTTACCACAACTAAAGACTCAAAAGTATGATGCTTACCAAGGATAAAATTATCTCAATTTTTTGTTTAATCGATGATATTTTACAAGAAATAAAGCATGAAGAAGATATAAGTCGAAAAGTAAGTGATAGTGATAGTGAAATTATATTAACAGCTATTGTGTCGTCAACTTGTTTTTATGGAAATCATTCCTCTGCTATTGGATTTATGAAACAATATGGATTTATTCCCAATATGCTCGATAAGAGTAGATTTAACAGGCGTCTTCATAAGGTTGGAAACCTTCTTTATGAGCTATTTGAAATCGTAAGTACTTATTTCAAGGAGTTTTGTTGTGAAATGCAGTACATTATTGATTCTTTCCCTGTTGCAGTATGTAATAATATGAGGATTCTCAATAGTAAAATTCTCAGGGATAAAAAATGGAGAGGTTACACGGCAAGTATGCGAAACTATTTTTATGGAATCAAAGTACAATTACTTACTACCAAAGATGGTATTCCTATTGCTTTTCATTTTACTCCGGGGAAAACAGCCGATGTAAAAGCTCTAGGAAAAATGATTGATAAATTACCTGCTGAAGCCTCTCTTTATGGAGATAGTGCCTATTTAGATTATGGATTGGAGGATTTTGCACGTGAGCAAAAATGTGTTTTTCTAAAGATTCAAAGAAAATCAAATTCTAAAAGAACAGACACTTTGGAGCAAAAGAATGAAAAATTAAAAATGAGAAAAAGAGTAGAAACAACCATAAGCGATATT from Flavobacterium nitratireducens includes:
- a CDS encoding sensor histidine kinase, producing MEKNKELEQFAYISSHDLQEPLNTIISFSQLLKEENLSDIGQKSIEAIESSSRRMKEFIKSLLEYSKVGTHSKKTNIDIESLIENLKTDLTDLIQKKEATIQYIGQPIHINAYEQEIIKLFQNLIVNGIKYTSDETKPLIIIDSIEHKKNYQFSIKDNGIGIDSKQFDKIFEVFQRLHRRDQYEGTGIGLSYCKKVVNLHDGKIWLESEIGKGSTFYFTIAK
- a CDS encoding response regulator; the encoded protein is MKTLERLLLVDDDAFTNLFNKIVLEKAKIANDIKVFQDAREALKYLERGTENVDLILLDINMPLMNGWQFLEEHEKLEENKKVHIIMMLSSSISNEDIKRAKDIPAIKKFIRKPLSSETIKEILEIC